In a single window of the Pleurodeles waltl isolate 20211129_DDA chromosome 4_2, aPleWal1.hap1.20221129, whole genome shotgun sequence genome:
- the S1PR2 gene encoding sphingosine 1-phosphate receptor 2, with amino-acid sequence MTVQQDWQSANATSTWPRTDLFLVCFGGTLESSSPTLYSTEMGSIYSEYLNINKVVEHYNYTKEGMRKPSSSRQAISIVVIIICCFIILENLLVLASVWRNKKFHSAMFFFIGNLAFSDLLAGAAFIANILLSGEITYELTPVQWFIREGTAFTTLAASVFSLLAIAIERHVAITKVKVYSRDKNCRMIMLIGACWVISMVIGGLPILGWNCINHLPLCSTVFPLYSKKYILFVVTVFSIILLSIVIFYVRIYFIVKSSHAEIAAPHTLALLKTVTIVLGVFIICWLPAFTILLMDVSCAVKSCPILYKADYFFAVATLNSAMNPIIYTLRSKEMRKEFLRVLCCWGIWQKDKPSERCMIQLRSSSSLERCTHKHELPTSPIMRDCTTCV; translated from the coding sequence atgactgtacaacaagattggcAATCAGCAAATGCCACCTCGACGTGGCCAAGAACTGACCTCTTCTTGGTTTGCTTCGGTGGGACACTGGAATCGTCGTCCCCCACACTGTACAGCACCGAGATGGGAAGCATCTACTCAGAATACTTGAATATCAACAAAGTTGTCGAACATTACAACTACACTAAGGAGGGGATGAGGAAACCCAGCTCCTCTCGCCAGGCCATTTCGATTGTGGTCATCATAATATGTTGTTTCATCATCTTGGAGAACCTGCtggtactggcatcagtgtggaggaACAAGAAGTTCCACTCAGCCATGTTCTTCTTCATCGGGAACTTGGCCTTCTCAGACCTTCTGGCTGGAGCTGCATTCATCGCAAACATTTTGTTGTCAGGGGAAATAACCTATGAGCTGACTCCGGTGCAGTGGTTCATCAGGGAGGGCACAGCATTCACCACGCTGGCTGCTTCAGTTTTCAGCTTGTTGGCCATCGCCATTGAGAGACATGTGGCCATCACCAAGGTGAAGGTCTACAGTCGGGACAAGAACTGCCGTATGATCATGCTCATCGGTGCCTGCTGGGTGATATCCATGGTAATCGGAGGGCTTCCAATCCTTGGGTGGAACTGCATCAACCACCTTCCTCTGTGCTCCACCGTTTTCCCTCTCTACTCCAAGAAGTACATTTTGTTTGTGGTCACTGTATTCAGCATCATCCTCTTGTCTATTGTTATATTCTATGTGCGAATTTACTTCATCGTCAAGTCAAGCCATGCGGAGATTGCAGCACCGCATACCCTGGCCCTTTTGAAGACCGTGACCATTGTTCTAGGGGTGTTCATCATTTGTTGGTTGCCCGCCTTCACTATCCTACTCATGGACGTGTCCTGCGCCGTGAAGTCATGCCCCATCCTCTACAAAGCGGACTATTTCTTTGCTGTGGCAACTCTGAACTCTGCTATGAACCCCATAATTTACACCCTGAGGAGTAAGGAAATGAGGAAGGAGTTTCTGAGGGTTCTGTGCTGCTGGGGGATCTGGCAGAAAGACAAGCCATCAGAGCGCTGCATGATACAGCTGCGCAGCTCCAGCTCACTGGAACGCTGCACGCACAAGCATGAGCTGCCCACCTCCCCGATTATGAGGGACTGTACGACATGTGTGTGA